The following proteins are co-located in the Fluviicola sp. genome:
- a CDS encoding pentapeptide repeat-containing protein has product MKLHEGKTFNKVNYANKQLINNEFSNCRFVDCDFTKSNFSSIDFIDCEFVSCNFSLTILKHSGIKDIHFKDCKIVGVDFSACNDFLFSVKFTDCSLDYATFHSRKMKSTQFTNCVIKEVDFSEADLTQAVFRNCDLTRSIFDRSILDKADFSSAINFEINPERNRLKKAIFSSNGLLGLLTKYDLVVKD; this is encoded by the coding sequence AAACAGCTGATCAACAACGAGTTCAGCAATTGCCGGTTTGTGGATTGTGATTTCACCAAAAGCAACTTCAGCAGTATTGATTTCATTGACTGTGAATTTGTAAGCTGTAATTTCTCCCTAACCATTTTGAAACATTCCGGGATCAAAGACATTCATTTCAAGGATTGCAAGATCGTAGGAGTAGATTTCAGTGCCTGCAACGACTTTTTATTCTCCGTGAAATTCACAGACTGCAGCCTGGATTACGCCACTTTTCATTCCCGGAAGATGAAAAGCACCCAGTTTACCAACTGCGTGATCAAAGAAGTTGATTTTTCGGAAGCAGATCTGACACAAGCCGTATTCCGGAATTGTGATCTTACCAGAAGCATTTTCGACCGCAGCATCCTGGATAAAGCAGATTTCAGTTCGGCAATCAATTTTGAGATCAATCCGGAGCGCAACAGGTTGAAGAAGGCGATTTTCTCTTCCAATGGATTACTGGGATTGCTTACGAAATATGATTTGGTAGTGAAAGATTGA